A single Callithrix jacchus isolate 240 chromosome 4, calJac240_pri, whole genome shotgun sequence DNA region contains:
- the FKBPL gene encoding FK506-binding protein-like, translating to METPPVSTIGERDTSQPEQQWEKNPRENLDSVTQISQQPPTETLELGVSPDSASQILENIQGTEKLVAEPEGDSHKSHGSTSQMPEALQASDLWYCPDGSFVKKIIIHGHGLDKPKLGSCCRVLALGFPFGSGPPEGWTELTMGVGPWREETWGELIEKCLESMCQGEEAELQLPGHSGPPVRLTLASFTQGRDSWELETSEKEALAKEERARGTELFRAGNPEGAARCYGRALRLLLTLPPPGPPERTVLHANLAACQLLLGQPQLAAQSCDRVLEREPGHLKALYRRGVAQAALGNLEKATADLRKVLAIDPKNRAAQEELGKVVVQGKKQDAGLAQGLRKMFG from the coding sequence ATGGAGACGCCACCAGTCAGTACGATTGGAGAAAGGGACACCTCTCAGCCGGAACAACAGTGGGAAAAGAACCCCCGGGAGAATCTTGATTCAGTTACTCAGATTAGTCAGCAGCCTCCTACCGAAACCCTTGAGCTGGGAGTAAGCCCAGATTCAGCCAGCCAAATTCTAGAGAATATTCAGGGAACTGAAAAACTGGTTGCTGAACCTGAAGGAGACTCTCATAAGTCTCATGGATCAACCAGTCAGATGCCAGAGGCCCTTCAAGCTTCTGATCTCTGGTACTGTCCGGATGGGAGTTTTGTCAAGAAGATCATAATTCATGGCCATGGCTTGGACAAACCCAAACTAGGCTCCTGCTGCCGGGTACTGGCTTTGGGGTTTCCTTTCGGATCAGGGCCGCCAGAGGGCTGGACAGAGCTAACTATGGGTGTAGGGCCGTGGAGGGAGGAAACTTGGGGGGAGCTCATAGAGAAATGCTTGGAGTCGATGTGTCAAGGTGAGGAAGCAGAGCTTCAGCTGCCTGGGCACTCTGGACCTCCTGTCAGGCTCACACTGGCCTCCTTCACTCAAGGCCGGGACTCTTGGGAGCTGGAGACTAGCGAGAAGGAAGCCCTGGCCAAGGAAGAACGTGCAAGGGGCACAGAACTATTTCGAGCTGGGAATCCTGAAGGAGCTGCCCGATGCTATGGACGGGCTCTTCGGCTGCTGCTGACTTTACCCCCACCTGGCCCTCCAGAACGAACTGTCCTTCATGCCAATCTGGCTGCCTGTCAGTTGTTGCTAGGGCAGCCTCAGTTGGCAGCCCAGAGCTGTGACCGGGTGTTGGAGCGGGAGCCTGGCCATTTAAAGGCCTTATACCGAAGgggggttgcccaggctgcacttgGGAACCTGGAAAAagcaactgctgacctcaggaaGGTGCTGGCCATAGACCCCAAAAACCGGGCAGCCCAGGAAGAACTGGGAAAGGTGGTCGTTCAGGGGAAGAAACAGGATGCAGGGCTGGCTCAGGGTCTGCGCAAGATGTTTGGCTGA
- the PRRT1 gene encoding proline-rich transmembrane protein 1, protein MSSEKSGLPDSVPHTSPPPYNAPQPPAEPPAPPPQAAPSSHHHHHHHYHQSGTATLPRLGAGGLASSAATSQRGPSASATLPRPPHHAPPGPAAGAPPPGCATLPRMPPDPYLQETRFEGPLPPPPPAAAAPPPPAPAQTAQAPGFVVPTHTGTVGTLPLGGYVAPGYPLQLQPCTAYVPVYPVGTPYAGGTPGGTGVTSTLPPPPQGPGLALLEPRRPPHDYMPIAVLTTICCFWPTGIIAIFKAVQVRTALARGDMVSAEIASREARNFSFISLAVGIAAMVLCTILTVVIIIAAQHHENYWDP, encoded by the exons atgtcaTCCGAAAAGTCAg GACTCCCAGACTCAGTCCCTCACACTTCTCCACCGCCCTACAATGCCCCTCAGCCTCCAGCCGAACCCCCAGCGCCACCGCCACAGGCAGCCCCTTCctcacaccatcaccaccaccaccattaccatcagtCTGGCACCGCCACCCTCCCGCGCTTAGGGGCAGGGGGCCTGGCCTCTTCCGCGGCCACCTCTCAGCGCGGTCCCTCCGCCTCCGCCACACTGCCAAGGCCCCCCCACCACGCCCCTCCCGGCCCTGCTGCCGGAGCACCCCCACCCGGCTGCGCTACCTTGCCCCGCATGCCACCCGACCCTTACCTGCAGGAGACTCGCTTCGAGGGCCCACTTCCcccgccgccgcccgccgccgccgccccgcccCCACCAGCGCCCGCCCAGACTGCCCAGGCCCCCGGCTTCGTGGTGCCCACGCACACGGGAACTGTGGGCACGCTGCCGTTGGGGGGCTACGTAGCGCCCGGATACCCCCTGCAGCTGCAGCCCTGCACTGCTTACGTGCCGGTCTACCCGGTGGGCACG CCATATGCAGGCGGGACCCCGGGGGGGACAGGAGTGACCTCCACTCTCCCCCCGCCGCCCCAGGGCCCAGGGCTGGCCCTACTGGAGCCGAGGCGCCCGCCACACGACTACATGCCCATCGCGGTGTTGACCACCATCTGCTGCTTCTGGCCTACGGGCATCATTGCCATCTTCAAGGCAGTGCAG GTGCGCACGGCCTTGGCCCGCGGAGACATGGTGTCGGCCGAGATCGCTTCACGCGAGGCCCGGAACTTCTCCTTCATCTCCCTGGCCGTGGGCATCGCAGCCATGGTGCTCTGTACCATCCTCACCGTAGTCATCATCATCGCCGCGCAGCACCACGAGAACTACTGGGATCCCTAA